From the Streptomyces sp. NBC_01216 genome, the window AGGCCCGGTCCGACACCGAGGTGGACGCGCGGAACCGGTCCCTCGCGGCGGCCGAGGCGTTCGCGCACGCCCCGGGGCTGCTGGACGCCCTGCGGGCGCCCGACCCCTCCGCCCTGCTCCAGCCGCGCACCGAGGCGGCTCGCAAGGCGGCCGGCCTCGACTTCATCGCGGTGATGACCCCCGACGGCATCCGCTACACCGACTCCCGGCCGGATCTCATCGGGCAGCGCGCCACCGGTGACATCGCCCGCGCGCGGGGCGGCGAGTCCTTCACCGAGGTCTTCACCGGCGAGCCGACCAGCGCGGTCCGGGCCATCGTCCCCATCCGGACCGACGACGGCGACATCGTCGGGCTGGTCGGCACCGGGATCGAGGTGGCGAACGTCTCCAACGCCGTCGAGGGACAGTTGCCGCTGCTCATCGGTACCGCGGCGGGCGCCCTGGTCCTGGCCATGGGCGGCGCCGCGCTGGTGACCCGGCGGCTGCGCCGCCAGACCAACGGACTGGGACCGCTGGAGATGACCCGGATCAACGAGCACCACGAGGCGGTCCTGCACGCCGTCCGCGAGGGCGTGCTGATCATCGACGCCGACCGCAGACTGCTGCTCGCCAACGACGAGGCCCGGCGGCTGCTCGACCTGGCACCCGAAGCGGAGCAGCGGCACGTCACCGAGCTGGGCCTGGACCCCCGCACCGCCTCGCTCCTCGCCTCGGGCCGCAGCGTGACGGACGAGGTGCACCTCGCGGGCGAGCGCCTCCTCGCCGTCAACGTACGCCCCACCGCCCCCTACAAGGGGCGGCCGACCGGGACCGTGATGACGCTGCGGGACTCCACCGAGCTCGCCTCGCTCTCCGGCCGGGCCGAGGTGGCGCGGGGCAGGCTCCAGCTCCTCTACGACGCGAGCGGGCGGATCGGCACCACGCTGGACGTGGCACGCACCGCCGAGGAGCTGTCGGAGGTCGCGGTGCCGCGGTTCGCCGACTACGTCACCGTGGAACTCCTGGAACCGGTCCTTCGGGGTGAGGAGCCGACGGGCGCCTCCACCGAGATGCGGCGCGCGGCGCTGTACGGCATCGGTGAGCGGCCGCCGCTCCAGCCGGTGGGTGACCTGATCCGGTGTGTCGTGCCGACCACGCCGATGGCCGTGGCGCTGGACTCCGCGCACGCGGTGCTGGTGGAGGATCTCCAGTCCGCGGAGGGCTGGCGGGCCCAGGACCCGGAGGGCGCCGCGGTGGCCCTCGCCTACGGTCTGCACTCGCTCGTGGCGGCTCCCCTGATGGCCCGGGGTGTCGTGCTCGGGCTGGCCAACTTCTGGCGCGCGGAGACACCGGAGCCCTATGGCGAGGAGGACCTGTCCTTCGCGGAGGAACTGACCACGCGGGCGGCGGTCTCCATCGACAACGCCCGCCGGTTCACCCGCGAACACGCGATGGCGGTGACGCTCCAGCGCAGCCTGCTGCCCCGGGTGCTGCCCGAACTGTCCGCCGTCGAGACGGCCTACCGCTACCTCCCCGCCAAGGCCGGGGTAGGCGGGGACTGGTTCGACGTCATCCCGCTGCCGGGCGCGCGGGTGGCCCTGGTGGTGGGTGATGTCGTGGGGCACGGGCTGCACGCGGCGGCGACCATGGGCCGGCTGCGGACGGCGGTGCTCAACTTCTCCACGCTGGACCTGCCGCCTGACGAGCTCCTCGGGCATCTCGACGAGCTGATCGACCGGATCGACCGACCCGACACCGGCGACGGTGAGGGTGAGGAGGAGAGCGGGGACGTCGGCGAAGGGAACGACCGCCGTGAGCGGATCACCGGCGCCACCTGCCTGTACGTGGTGTACGACCCGGTGAGCGGGCACTGCACGATGGCGGGCGCGGGTCACCCGGGGCCTGCCCTGGTGCATCCGGACGGCCGGGTGGAGTTCCCCGAGCTGCCGGTGGGCCTGCCGCTGGGGGTGGGCGGAATGCCCTTCGAGTCCACCTCGCTGCGGCTGCCGGAGGGCAGCCGGCTGGTCCTGTTCACCGACGGGCTCCTGGAGGGGCGGGACCGGGACTTCGACACCGGGCTCGATCTGCTGCGCGCGGCGCTGGCCCGCAGCGGCCGGAGCGCCGACGACGCCTGCGCGGACATCCTGACCGCCCTGCTCGCCCCGGCACCGGACGACGACATCGCCCTGCTCGTGGCCGACACCCGCCGGCTGCCTCCCGAGCGGATCGCGGAGTGGGAGGTGCCCTCCGATCCGGCGGCCGTCTCCCGGGTGCGCAACGAGGGCGCCGCCCAGCTCGCCGCCTGGGGTCTGGGCGAGAGCGCGTTCACCGCCGAGCTCATCCTCAGCGAGCTGATCACCAACGCCATCCGGTACGGAGCCGAGCCGATCAAGGTCCGGCTGCTCCGCGACCGGAGCCTCATCTGCGAGATCTCCGACGGCAGCAGCACCTCGCCGCACCTTCGCTACGCCGCCACCACCGACGAGGGCGGACGCGGTCTCTTCCTGGTCGCCCAGTTCGCCAAGCGCTGGGGCACCCGGTACACCGACCGGGGCAAGGTCATCTGGGCCGAGCTTCCGCTGGTCGGCGGAGGCGCGCCGGCGGTCGCACCGGTGCCCGACCTGGACGCGCTGGAGGACCTGGCCTGGTGAGGGACGGCGGACCGGAAGCGGCGGTCGGGCAGGCGGAGCCGGCGGGACGTCGGTGCCGCCGCGCCGCCGTCAGCCGGGCGAGGTCCGGGCGAGCAGGACCGCCACGTCGTCCTGCGGCTCGCCGGGCAGCAGCGCGTCGAGGATGCCTTCGCAGAGCAGGGTGAGGGGCCGGTCGAGGTCGGACAACGCCCGGGCCAGCTGGTACATGCCCTGGTCGAGGTCCCGGTCCCGGGCCTCGATCAGGCCGTCGGTGTACAGCACCAGCAGTGAGCCGGGCGGCAGCAGGACCTCCTGCGTGCGGAACTCGCGGCCGCCGGTCCCGAGCGGCGTACCGAGCGAGCCCTCCAGGAAGCTGATCGCGCCGTCGGCCGTGGCGACAGCGGGCGGCGGGTGGCCGGCGCGGGCTATCACGACACCGCCTGAGTCCGGGTCGTGGACGGCGTACACGCAGGTCGCCATCTCGTCCTCGCCCAGCTCGCAGACGACGGCGTCCAGCGAGCGGAGGAGCTGGGCGGGTGGCACGCCCTCACGGGCGAGGGTGCGGACCGCGGTGCGGAGCTGGCCCATGACGGCCGCGGCGTGGATGCCGTGGCCCATGACGTCGCCGATGACGAGCCCTGTCCGGCCTTCGGGCAGGGCGATGACGTCGAACCAGTCGCCGCCGACGTCGTGATGGCTGGCGGGGAGGTAGCGGCCGGTGAGCTCCAGGCCCCCGACGCGGGGCAGGTCGCTGTTGGTCAGACTGCGCTGGAGGGTCAGGGCGGCTTCGCGCTGACCGGTGTACATCCGGGCGTTGTCCATGCTGAGCGCCGCGCGGGCCACGAGGTCGTCGATGAGGACATGGTCCTGCTCGTCGAAGGGCTCACGCTCCTTGACGCGGGTCACCGTGACGGTGCCGAGCACCTTGCCGCGCGCGACCATCGGGACCAGACGGGTCGAGCCGATGCGCTCGGCCAGGTAGTCCCGCAGGTCCGCGGTGCGCGGGTCGGGAAACAGCGTGTCCAGGTCGGAATGGTAGAGGTTCATGGGCCGGCCGTCGGCGACGACGCGTTCGTACACGGTCCCGAGCGGGATCTGGAACGTCTGCCCGGCCACGAGGTGCGCCGTGGGGGCCGTCGGGTCGGGGAACGCGGCGGCGAGCCGACGCAGTACGCCGCGGGTGGAGGCGGCGGCCTCGTCGGGCTCCAGGACCGCTTCCAGCATCTGCACGTCCGCGGAGTCGGCGAGCCGGGGCACCAGCACCTGGACCACCTCCTCGGCGGTCTGCCGGAGGTCCAGGGTGGTTCCGATGCGGGTGCCGGCCTCTGCGAGCAGGGCGAAGCGGTGGCGGGCGCGTTCGACCTCGGTCTGTGCCCGCTGCCCCTCGGTGATGTCGATGAGGGAGGCGATCAGGCCCAGCCGACGGCCGGAACCGTCGAGCAGCGGGGCGTACGAACAGGACCAGGTCCGGTCGTGTGCGGGATCGGCCGGGGTCCGGCCGGTGCGGCGTACGTCGACGACGGCCTCGCCGCGGACCAGGACCTGCCGCATCGTGGCCTCCAGGGCGGCGGCGTTGACACCGGGCACGACCTCGGTGAGTCGCTTGCCCAGGTGCTCGACGGCGGAGACGCCGTTCATCCGGGCGAGGGCGTCGTTGACCCGCAGGAAGCGGAGGTCGGGGCCGAGGGTGGCCAGACCTATCGGGGACTGGGTGAACAGGCTCTGGAGTGCC encodes:
- a CDS encoding SpoIIE family protein phosphatase, translated to MDSDQSTSETPARRETAVGYAGVLRELLPIALWREDADGRVVEWSLAAQDLLGHRPEDLIGRPAAPALVPDANQGLADQLTRRVHSGESVVGTLPVRHRDGHQVTMEMWIVPETDPQGRPGAMLIAVETSAVLRMRDSLAALQSLFTQSPIGLATLGPDLRFLRVNDALARMNGVSAVEHLGKRLTEVVPGVNAAALEATMRQVLVRGEAVVDVRRTGRTPADPAHDRTWSCSYAPLLDGSGRRLGLIASLIDITEGQRAQTEVERARHRFALLAEAGTRIGTTLDLRQTAEEVVQVLVPRLADSADVQMLEAVLEPDEAAASTRGVLRRLAAAFPDPTAPTAHLVAGQTFQIPLGTVYERVVADGRPMNLYHSDLDTLFPDPRTADLRDYLAERIGSTRLVPMVARGKVLGTVTVTRVKEREPFDEQDHVLIDDLVARAALSMDNARMYTGQREAALTLQRSLTNSDLPRVGGLELTGRYLPASHHDVGGDWFDVIALPEGRTGLVIGDVMGHGIHAAAVMGQLRTAVRTLAREGVPPAQLLRSLDAVVCELGEDEMATCVYAVHDPDSGGVVIARAGHPPPAVATADGAISFLEGSLGTPLGTGGREFRTQEVLLPPGSLLVLYTDGLIEARDRDLDQGMYQLARALSDLDRPLTLLCEGILDALLPGEPQDDVAVLLARTSPG
- a CDS encoding SpoIIE family protein phosphatase codes for the protein MTGRLGRTRGMGLRSVAGQVFALQAVIVCLLVAVGTIALILQARSDTEVDARNRSLAAAEAFAHAPGLLDALRAPDPSALLQPRTEAARKAAGLDFIAVMTPDGIRYTDSRPDLIGQRATGDIARARGGESFTEVFTGEPTSAVRAIVPIRTDDGDIVGLVGTGIEVANVSNAVEGQLPLLIGTAAGALVLAMGGAALVTRRLRRQTNGLGPLEMTRINEHHEAVLHAVREGVLIIDADRRLLLANDEARRLLDLAPEAEQRHVTELGLDPRTASLLASGRSVTDEVHLAGERLLAVNVRPTAPYKGRPTGTVMTLRDSTELASLSGRAEVARGRLQLLYDASGRIGTTLDVARTAEELSEVAVPRFADYVTVELLEPVLRGEEPTGASTEMRRAALYGIGERPPLQPVGDLIRCVVPTTPMAVALDSAHAVLVEDLQSAEGWRAQDPEGAAVALAYGLHSLVAAPLMARGVVLGLANFWRAETPEPYGEEDLSFAEELTTRAAVSIDNARRFTREHAMAVTLQRSLLPRVLPELSAVETAYRYLPAKAGVGGDWFDVIPLPGARVALVVGDVVGHGLHAAATMGRLRTAVLNFSTLDLPPDELLGHLDELIDRIDRPDTGDGEGEEESGDVGEGNDRRERITGATCLYVVYDPVSGHCTMAGAGHPGPALVHPDGRVEFPELPVGLPLGVGGMPFESTSLRLPEGSRLVLFTDGLLEGRDRDFDTGLDLLRAALARSGRSADDACADILTALLAPAPDDDIALLVADTRRLPPERIAEWEVPSDPAAVSRVRNEGAAQLAAWGLGESAFTAELILSELITNAIRYGAEPIKVRLLRDRSLICEISDGSSTSPHLRYAATTDEGGRGLFLVAQFAKRWGTRYTDRGKVIWAELPLVGGGAPAVAPVPDLDALEDLAW